One segment of Pleomorphomonas sp. PLEO DNA contains the following:
- a CDS encoding ATP-binding protein, protein MGQDRPLRGTLLYVVVGFLFLVSAIAVFTILIRQQADTADIDETRALTATYRLDRAAEKLLRSVETAQRVPSEAAGQTVAARFVLFDAAARDLAATAPSSPDLGTIMRTIAETRQVVDRVSGAPTNDGQALAALESRLSELPVITSRLANLAEVTEMAARSDARMLREKLYRVLAVLVGALTLSMGIFIVSLIRQIREIWSSRVRLEAMAVELKEAVAAAESANQAKSAFLATMSHEIRTPINGVLGMAHLLKDTSLDAEQRGFATNIETCGRSLIALVNDILDFSKLEAGSFDVDRVVFDPVATAEAAISMVEASVREKGLVAVLAPEIAMSARYSGDPTRVRQVLINFLSNAVKFTESGLIAVRIREIEGGDRAVLRFEVEDTGTGISEDGQKRLFKEFSQVDASITRRFGGTGLGLAISRRIVEGLGGTIGVKSREGRGSTFFFELPLDRAATADLDPAPLNGARVSVTGRTTAETAAITATFAYFGAGIAETRDEADITATVTSLPPDHQRARVDIAFSQTAPRTAGKVARPANTLTPSIVAASIAGTLEIEDKRLTSGEEACVPKGLKVLVVEDNRINQQVALRLLSRLGIEASLAENGAEALAMVNARDFDIVFMDMQMPVMDGLEATRAIRRSSGRGRNVPIVAMTANAFAADREACRKAGMNAFLPKPVEREDLLSVLAALPEGKMPATRSAPAVDAARGESVNRRRVDALLRELGPEDTAFLLDSFATDVAGLLADLSAALERGDAELAKRSLHTLKGASANVGFDDLSQQAGALMAGLPDPDVSALGKLMMTIASAGSVVAGLKSEFATTSSQVRPTAAAQ, encoded by the coding sequence ATGGGCCAAGACCGCCCACTCAGGGGCACGCTGCTCTATGTCGTTGTCGGCTTTCTGTTCCTTGTCTCCGCCATCGCGGTTTTCACGATCCTGATCCGCCAGCAGGCGGATACCGCGGATATTGATGAGACGCGCGCACTGACGGCGACCTATCGACTCGACAGAGCGGCGGAGAAACTGTTGCGGTCGGTCGAGACGGCGCAAAGGGTCCCCTCGGAAGCCGCCGGGCAGACCGTTGCCGCCCGCTTCGTTCTATTCGACGCCGCGGCGCGCGACCTCGCGGCAACAGCACCGAGCAGTCCCGACCTGGGGACGATCATGCGGACCATTGCCGAAACGCGGCAGGTCGTCGATCGTGTCTCGGGCGCACCGACAAATGACGGGCAAGCCCTCGCCGCCCTCGAAAGCCGCCTCAGCGAACTCCCTGTGATCACCTCCCGTCTCGCCAATCTCGCCGAGGTGACGGAGATGGCCGCCCGCTCCGACGCGCGAATGCTCCGCGAAAAGCTCTATCGCGTACTCGCCGTGCTGGTTGGCGCTCTGACGCTATCGATGGGAATCTTCATTGTCAGCCTGATCCGACAGATCCGAGAGATCTGGAGTTCGCGCGTGCGCCTCGAAGCCATGGCCGTGGAACTCAAAGAGGCAGTGGCGGCAGCGGAATCGGCCAACCAGGCGAAATCGGCTTTCCTTGCGACCATGAGTCATGAGATCCGGACACCGATCAATGGCGTGCTCGGCATGGCCCATCTGCTCAAGGATACGTCGCTGGATGCCGAGCAGCGCGGATTTGCCACCAACATCGAGACTTGCGGCCGCAGCCTGATTGCGCTCGTCAACGACATCCTCGATTTTTCCAAACTCGAGGCCGGCTCCTTCGACGTCGATCGCGTGGTGTTCGATCCAGTGGCGACCGCCGAGGCGGCGATCTCCATGGTGGAGGCCTCGGTGCGCGAGAAGGGGCTCGTCGCCGTGCTGGCACCGGAAATCGCCATGAGCGCCCGTTACTCAGGCGATCCAACGCGCGTTCGTCAGGTGCTGATCAACTTCCTTTCCAACGCCGTCAAATTCACTGAGAGCGGCCTGATTGCCGTGCGCATTCGTGAGATCGAGGGCGGCGACCGAGCCGTTCTGCGCTTCGAGGTGGAAGACACCGGTACCGGTATTTCCGAGGACGGGCAGAAACGGCTGTTCAAGGAATTTTCGCAGGTCGATGCCTCGATCACCCGTCGTTTTGGTGGTACCGGCCTGGGACTCGCCATCAGCCGGCGCATCGTCGAGGGACTTGGGGGCACAATCGGCGTAAAAAGCCGCGAAGGACGTGGCTCGACCTTTTTCTTTGAATTGCCGCTCGATCGAGCCGCCACCGCCGATCTCGATCCCGCTCCGCTCAATGGCGCCCGCGTTTCAGTAACAGGTCGCACGACCGCCGAGACCGCTGCGATTACCGCCACCTTTGCCTATTTCGGCGCCGGAATTGCCGAAACCAGGGACGAGGCCGACATCACCGCGACAGTCACGTCTCTGCCCCCCGACCATCAACGCGCGCGGGTCGACATTGCCTTCTCGCAGACGGCGCCACGCACCGCCGGAAAAGTCGCCCGTCCGGCCAATACGCTGACCCCCTCCATCGTTGCCGCCTCCATCGCCGGGACTCTTGAGATCGAGGATAAGCGCCTGACATCAGGAGAAGAGGCGTGTGTGCCGAAGGGGCTGAAGGTGCTGGTGGTCGAAGACAATCGCATCAACCAACAGGTGGCTCTCCGCCTGCTCTCCCGCCTTGGCATTGAGGCGAGCTTGGCCGAGAATGGGGCCGAAGCGCTGGCCATGGTCAACGCCCGCGACTTCGACATCGTCTTCATGGACATGCAGATGCCGGTGATGGACGGTCTCGAGGCAACGCGCGCCATCCGTCGATCGAGTGGGCGCGGTCGTAACGTACCGATTGTCGCCATGACCGCCAACGCGTTTGCCGCCGATCGCGAGGCTTGTCGCAAAGCCGGCATGAACGCCTTCCTGCCCAAGCCTGTGGAACGGGAGGATCTCCTGTCGGTTCTCGCCGCGCTGCCGGAAGGCAAGATGCCGGCGACGCGGTCCGCTCCCGCCGTTGACGCGGCGCGCGGCGAATCGGTCAACCGCCGCCGGGTCGACGCTCTCCTGCGCGAACTCGGGCCGGAAGACACGGCCTTCCTGCTCGACTCCTTCGCCACCGACGTGGCGGGCCTCCTCGCCGACCTGTCGGCGGCGCTCGAACGTGGCGACGCCGAACTCGCAAAGCGTAGCCTCCACACCCTGAAGGGGGCGTCGGCCAACGTCGGCTTCGACGATCTGTCGCAGCAGGCGGGAGCGCTGATGGCAGGGCTGCCCGACCCGGACGTCAGCGCCCTCGGCAAGCTGATGATGACCATCGCCAGCGCCGGCAGCGTCGTCGCCGGTCTCAAGTCGGAATTCGCAACGACATCATCTCAAGTTCGCCCGACAGCGGCGGCTCAGTAG
- a CDS encoding RbsD/FucU family protein, with the protein MLKAIDPLLNPDLLYVLASMGHGDTIAIVDSNFPIHSVAQETVYGQPLRLDGVSAPRAARAVLSVLPLDTFIPTAAFRMEVVGEPEKWTDVQHEFQKEVFDAEGPTFKLGGIERFAFYEAAKKSFAVLQTGEGRLYGCFLLTKGVIPPKA; encoded by the coding sequence ATGCTCAAGGCCATCGACCCGCTACTCAATCCCGATCTACTCTACGTGCTGGCCTCCATGGGCCACGGCGACACCATCGCCATCGTCGACAGTAATTTCCCCATCCACTCGGTCGCCCAAGAGACCGTTTACGGTCAGCCGCTGCGCCTCGATGGCGTGTCGGCCCCGCGCGCGGCACGAGCCGTACTCTCGGTACTGCCGCTCGATACCTTCATCCCCACCGCCGCCTTCCGTATGGAAGTTGTCGGCGAGCCGGAAAAGTGGACCGACGTGCAGCACGAATTTCAGAAGGAAGTCTTCGACGCCGAAGGCCCGACCTTCAAGCTGGGCGGCATCGAGCGTTTCGCCTTCTATGAGGCGGCCAAGAAGTCCTTCGCGGTGCTGCAGACCGGTGAGGGCCGCCTTTATGGCTGCTTCCTGCTCACCAAGGGTGTGATCCCGCCAAAGGCCTGA
- the kdsA gene encoding 3-deoxy-8-phosphooctulonate synthase: MAVATPQKAVTVGSVTFDNTAPFVLIAGPCQIESREHALKIATFLAETAKAAGVPFVFKASYDKANRTSLKGTRGVGIEAGLSILAEVRDRLGCPVLTDVHDIEQTRRAGEVVDVLQIPAFLCRQTDLLIAAGETGKAVNVKKGQFLAPWDMQNVADKVASTGNERILLTDRGSCFGYGALINDFRGLPTMAETGYPVVLDATHSVQEPGGRGTSSGGKRVFAPVLARAAIAVGCAAVFIEAHDDPDNSNSSDGPNMLPLPWIAPLLSDLKALDAIAKSRTLTEAY, from the coding sequence ATGGCCGTTGCCACGCCGCAGAAAGCCGTTACCGTCGGCTCCGTTACCTTCGACAACACCGCCCCTTTCGTGCTGATCGCGGGGCCCTGCCAGATCGAGAGCCGGGAACACGCGCTGAAGATTGCGACCTTTCTGGCCGAAACCGCCAAGGCGGCCGGTGTGCCTTTTGTCTTCAAGGCGTCTTATGACAAGGCCAATCGCACGTCGCTGAAGGGCACGCGCGGCGTCGGCATCGAAGCCGGCCTTTCAATTCTTGCCGAGGTTCGCGATCGCCTGGGGTGCCCCGTGCTCACCGATGTCCACGACATCGAACAGACGCGCCGGGCGGGCGAGGTTGTCGATGTCCTGCAAATTCCGGCATTCCTCTGCCGCCAGACCGACCTGCTGATTGCCGCTGGCGAGACCGGCAAGGCCGTCAACGTCAAGAAGGGGCAGTTTTTAGCTCCGTGGGACATGCAGAACGTTGCCGATAAAGTGGCATCGACCGGTAACGAGCGTATTCTCCTGACCGACCGGGGCAGTTGCTTTGGTTACGGTGCGTTGATCAACGATTTCCGTGGGCTGCCGACCATGGCCGAAACGGGCTATCCGGTGGTGTTGGATGCCACCCATTCTGTGCAGGAACCCGGCGGGCGTGGCACATCGTCCGGCGGAAAGCGCGTTTTCGCGCCGGTACTGGCTCGGGCCGCCATAGCGGTCGGCTGCGCGGCCGTGTTCATCGAGGCCCATGATGATCCCGACAATTCCAATTCGTCGGATGGGCCGAACATGCTGCCGCTGCCGTGGATCGCGCCGCTCCTCTCCGACCTGAAGGCACTCGATGCCATCGCCAAGAGCCGGACGCTTACCGAGGCCTACTGA
- a CDS encoding beta-glucosidase — protein MAKMEIEAILDAMTLEEQVSLLAGADFWTTVPIPRLGIPAIKVSDGPNGARGGGSLIGGVKAASFPVGIALGASWNPDLVEEIGGALAEEARSKGASILLAPTVNIQRSTVNGRNFECYSEDPHVTATLATAYVTGLQKGGVGATVKHFVGNESEIQRTTMSSDIGDRALREIYLPPFEAAVKTAGTYAVMSSYNRLNGTFTSEHKTLLTDLLKDEWGFSGIVMSDWFGSHSTVPTVEAGLDLEMPGPTRDRGDKLVAAVQSGEVKAEQVRDAARRILTLIERVGGFKADNIPPEQAIDKPAHRALIRRAGADAIVLLKNDGILPLDLTGRTIAAIGPNAETAQIMGGGSAQLNPHYAVSPADGLRALTSENQLRTAPGVAANRLMPLIAGPFEVDVYGRPDFTGPVVEHQRHPLGEIMWFNTVAPGVADADFSLRATTRFTPSETAEHVFGLVSIGPSRLIVDGRTVVDLREDWVPGDNYFECGNREARGRLALEAGHTVEVVVEYRFVQAIALNLKAIRVGVTVPLDDKAFAEAVELARSSELAIVYAGRSGEWDTEGNDLPGIALPGRQDELIAAVAAANANTIVVLQTGGPVAMPWLDKVRAVVEAWYPGQEAGNAIADVLTGAAEPGGRLAQTFPRRLADTPVETDDPLTYPGSDGHIAYREGVFVGYRHYEKAGIEPLFPFGHGLSYTTFDWGTPMVDRPTFDGEGLVTIRVKVTNSGTRPGSEVVQLYIAPPASRVERPTKELRGFAKLHLAPGETAEATMVLSARAFSYFDAERNAFIGEKGRYRVITAASSAVLRGGIDIDLTREVVEAARARFSH, from the coding sequence ATGGCAAAAATGGAGATCGAGGCGATTCTCGATGCAATGACGCTGGAGGAACAGGTCTCGTTGCTCGCCGGTGCCGATTTCTGGACAACAGTGCCGATACCGCGGCTCGGCATCCCGGCGATCAAGGTATCGGACGGGCCGAACGGGGCGCGCGGCGGCGGTTCGCTGATTGGTGGCGTCAAGGCGGCGAGCTTCCCGGTCGGCATCGCCCTGGGCGCCAGCTGGAACCCGGATCTGGTCGAGGAAATTGGCGGAGCACTCGCCGAAGAAGCGCGCTCCAAGGGCGCCTCAATCCTGCTCGCTCCCACTGTCAATATTCAGCGTTCCACCGTCAATGGCCGCAATTTCGAGTGTTACTCGGAAGATCCTCACGTCACCGCGACCCTCGCCACAGCCTATGTGACCGGTCTGCAGAAGGGTGGGGTGGGCGCTACCGTCAAGCATTTCGTCGGCAACGAGTCGGAAATCCAGCGCACCACCATGAGCTCGGATATCGGCGACCGGGCGTTACGCGAAATCTACTTGCCGCCGTTCGAGGCGGCGGTAAAGACGGCCGGCACCTACGCGGTGATGAGTTCCTATAACCGCCTGAACGGCACATTCACCTCCGAACACAAGACGCTCCTTACCGATCTTCTCAAGGACGAGTGGGGCTTTTCGGGCATCGTCATGTCCGACTGGTTCGGCTCGCATTCGACGGTACCGACCGTTGAAGCTGGTCTCGATCTCGAAATGCCAGGTCCAACGCGCGATCGCGGCGACAAGCTGGTCGCGGCGGTCCAATCTGGCGAAGTAAAGGCAGAACAGGTGCGCGATGCCGCTCGGCGCATTTTGACCCTGATCGAGCGTGTCGGCGGCTTTAAGGCAGACAATATCCCGCCGGAACAGGCGATCGACAAGCCGGCGCATCGGGCGCTCATCCGCCGAGCCGGCGCTGATGCCATCGTACTGCTCAAGAACGATGGAATTCTGCCGCTCGACCTGACGGGGCGGACCATTGCTGCCATCGGCCCCAATGCCGAAACGGCGCAGATCATGGGGGGCGGCAGCGCCCAGCTCAATCCGCACTACGCTGTCTCTCCAGCCGATGGTCTCCGCGCTCTCACTTCAGAAAATCAGCTTCGGACCGCCCCCGGCGTCGCCGCCAACCGGCTGATGCCGCTGATTGCCGGGCCGTTCGAGGTGGATGTCTATGGCCGGCCCGATTTCACCGGTCCCGTCGTCGAACATCAGCGCCATCCGCTTGGCGAGATAATGTGGTTCAACACCGTAGCCCCTGGCGTCGCCGATGCCGACTTCTCGCTCAGGGCCACCACCCGCTTCACGCCCTCCGAGACGGCAGAGCATGTGTTCGGCCTCGTCAGCATCGGGCCGAGCCGCCTTATCGTCGACGGTCGGACGGTGGTCGACCTCCGGGAAGACTGGGTGCCGGGGGACAACTATTTCGAATGCGGCAATCGCGAAGCACGCGGGCGACTCGCGCTCGAGGCCGGACACACGGTCGAGGTCGTCGTAGAGTATCGCTTCGTGCAGGCCATAGCCCTCAATCTGAAGGCCATCCGCGTCGGGGTCACCGTACCGCTCGACGACAAGGCCTTCGCGGAGGCCGTCGAACTCGCCCGTTCATCCGAGCTTGCCATCGTCTATGCCGGCCGTTCAGGCGAGTGGGACACCGAGGGTAATGACCTGCCCGGCATCGCACTGCCTGGCCGTCAGGACGAGCTGATTGCCGCCGTCGCGGCGGCCAATGCAAATACCATCGTCGTGCTGCAGACCGGCGGCCCGGTGGCCATGCCCTGGCTCGACAAGGTCCGCGCGGTGGTCGAAGCCTGGTATCCGGGACAGGAAGCCGGCAACGCCATCGCTGACGTGCTGACCGGCGCCGCCGAGCCAGGGGGGCGCCTCGCCCAAACTTTTCCCCGGCGCCTCGCGGACACGCCGGTCGAAACCGACGATCCGCTGACCTATCCCGGCAGTGACGGCCACATCGCCTATCGCGAAGGCGTGTTCGTTGGCTATCGACATTATGAGAAAGCCGGCATCGAACCGTTGTTCCCGTTCGGCCACGGCCTCAGCTACACCACCTTCGACTGGGGCACACCAATGGTGGACAGGCCGACCTTCGATGGCGAGGGCCTCGTCACCATCCGTGTCAAAGTAACCAACAGCGGCACACGGCCCGGCTCGGAGGTCGTCCAGCTCTACATCGCGCCGCCCGCCTCGCGCGTCGAACGGCCGACCAAAGAACTGAGAGGCTTTGCCAAGCTGCATCTGGCACCCGGTGAAACCGCTGAGGCAACGATGGTGCTTTCAGCCCGCGCCTTCTCCTATTTCGATGCGGAGAGGAATGCCTTTATCGGAGAGAAGGGACGTTATCGGGTGATCACCGCGGCCTCGTCGGCGGTGTTACGCGGCGGTATCGACATCGATCTCACGCGCGAGGTTGTAGAGGCGGCACGCGCCCGCTTCAGCCACTGA
- a CDS encoding RluA family pseudouridine synthase, with product MTDDELIARILYRDGSLLIIDKPAGIPVHAGFGGGETLDQHFPALQFGLPNPPQLGHRLDKDTSGCLALGRHRRAIRELGEIFAGQKAQKTYLAVVLGALPDDEGRIDAPLAKVTHEKRSWWMKVDPAGQPSVTDYRVVARGDRLTVVDLMPRTGRTHQLRVHMAYLGYPIIGDGVYGGDPARAVDRNLHLHARELELPFYRKKPSILARAPVPPHMLRLLGRLGAVDDDGALVHVSPVATTDGVAS from the coding sequence ATGACCGACGATGAGTTGATTGCCCGCATTCTTTATCGTGATGGCTCCCTCCTCATCATCGACAAGCCGGCGGGCATTCCAGTGCATGCAGGCTTTGGCGGCGGCGAGACGCTTGATCAGCATTTTCCGGCGCTGCAGTTCGGCCTGCCCAATCCACCGCAGCTCGGTCATCGGCTGGACAAGGACACCTCAGGCTGCCTGGCGCTCGGCCGCCACCGGCGCGCGATCCGGGAACTCGGCGAGATTTTCGCGGGCCAGAAGGCGCAGAAAACCTACCTTGCCGTGGTGCTCGGCGCCTTGCCTGACGACGAGGGGCGCATCGACGCGCCGCTTGCCAAGGTTACCCACGAGAAGCGCTCTTGGTGGATGAAGGTCGATCCTGCCGGTCAACCTTCCGTCACCGATTATCGGGTCGTCGCGCGGGGAGATCGCCTGACGGTGGTCGATCTGATGCCTCGCACCGGCCGCACGCATCAGCTGCGCGTTCATATGGCATATCTCGGCTATCCCATTATCGGCGACGGTGTTTATGGCGGCGACCCCGCGCGCGCGGTCGACCGAAACCTGCATCTCCATGCCCGTGAGCTGGAGCTTCCTTTCTACCGGAAGAAACCGTCTATCCTGGCACGAGCGCCTGTGCCGCCCCATATGTTACGCCTGCTCGGTCGTCTCGGTGCCGTTGACGACGACGGCGCCCTTGTTCATGTCTCGCCCGTCGCGACGACCGACGGCGTCGCTTCCTGA
- the xylB gene encoding xylulokinase: MAEDAYFLGVDIGTSAVKALVVDGHERPIAGAEVALATDRPAPGWSEQHPDLWWQAVRQALAQMAADTPGVLGQVTAIGLSGQMHGAVLIGGDDRPLRPAILWNDGRAAAEAMALNAALPGLGQIAGVPAMAGFLAPKIAWLRTHEPDTLAVTKRVLLPKDWVRFLMTGEFATDMCDAAGSLLLDEARRQWSPALIEAVGLQLEQLPRLLEGPNISGRITAAAAAITGLREGIPVVAGAGDAAAAGIGIGAVDDGDAFISLGTSSQLFLTTADYRPNPVAMVHAFAHALPGRWFQMAAMLNGASVMAWTAGVTGAPDLGAALDATAARGRTISPVTFLPYLQGERTPHDDPAARGVFFGMDGGTDGLDLLQAAVEGMAFTLVDAVAALETAGPVPATLAAVGGGSRGRFVMEVVASALGRPIRRYAGGERGPAFGVARLARLAVTGETVADVCVKPELRDVILPDAGRQAALAARLPLYRDLYRALKPMFRR; the protein is encoded by the coding sequence GTGGCGGAAGACGCGTATTTCCTGGGAGTCGACATCGGTACGTCGGCGGTAAAGGCCTTGGTGGTCGACGGTCACGAACGGCCGATAGCCGGCGCCGAGGTGGCGCTCGCCACCGACAGGCCGGCACCGGGTTGGTCGGAACAGCATCCCGACCTCTGGTGGCAAGCCGTGCGGCAAGCGCTTGCCCAGATGGCCGCCGACACGCCGGGGGTGCTCGGGCAGGTTACCGCTATCGGCCTCTCCGGCCAGATGCATGGCGCGGTGCTGATCGGCGGGGACGACCGGCCTCTCCGCCCGGCCATCCTGTGGAATGACGGCCGGGCAGCGGCGGAAGCAATGGCTCTCAATGCTGCGCTGCCTGGCCTCGGCCAGATCGCCGGGGTACCGGCCATGGCCGGCTTTCTCGCCCCGAAGATAGCATGGCTTCGCACCCACGAGCCGGACACGCTCGCTGTGACCAAGCGAGTACTCCTGCCCAAGGATTGGGTACGCTTTCTGATGACCGGCGAGTTTGCCACAGATATGTGCGACGCCGCCGGCAGCCTTTTGCTGGACGAAGCGCGGCGACAATGGTCACCAGCCCTCATCGAGGCCGTAGGGCTCCAGCTGGAGCAGTTGCCACGTCTCCTGGAAGGGCCAAATATTTCGGGTCGCATCACGGCGGCCGCCGCCGCCATCACCGGCCTTCGTGAGGGCATTCCGGTCGTCGCCGGCGCCGGCGATGCGGCAGCGGCCGGCATCGGTATCGGCGCTGTGGACGATGGCGACGCCTTTATCTCTCTCGGCACGTCAAGCCAGCTGTTCCTGACCACCGCGGACTATCGGCCTAATCCGGTGGCCATGGTGCATGCCTTCGCTCATGCGCTGCCGGGCCGCTGGTTCCAGATGGCAGCTATGCTGAATGGCGCCTCCGTCATGGCCTGGACAGCCGGCGTTACCGGCGCGCCCGACCTTGGCGCGGCGCTCGACGCCACGGCGGCGCGCGGGCGCACCATCTCGCCGGTGACCTTCCTGCCTTATCTTCAAGGAGAGCGGACGCCGCACGACGATCCGGCGGCGCGCGGCGTGTTCTTTGGCATGGATGGAGGCACCGACGGCCTCGACCTCCTGCAGGCAGCCGTCGAAGGGATGGCTTTCACGCTGGTCGACGCGGTAGCGGCGCTCGAAACCGCGGGTCCTGTACCGGCAACGCTTGCCGCCGTCGGTGGCGGCAGTCGTGGCCGTTTTGTGATGGAGGTGGTTGCGAGCGCCCTTGGTCGGCCGATCCGGCGTTACGCTGGCGGCGAGCGCGGTCCGGCTTTCGGCGTTGCTCGTCTCGCGCGGTTGGCCGTTACAGGTGAAACTGTGGCCGATGTCTGCGTCAAGCCGGAATTGCGGGACGTCATTCTGCCCGACGCCGGCAGGCAGGCGGCGCTCGCTGCCCGCCTGCCGCTGTATCGTGATCTCTATCGCGCTCTGAAACCGATGTTTCGGCGATAA
- the rbsK gene encoding ribokinase: MTDTQKSGVAILGIFAVDVTFLAPRLPAIGETLAGSGFVMGPGGKGSNQAVAAARAGGDVRFITKIGKDAFGDIGLKTWAEAGATARVQRIDSHPTGSAFIFVNDANGQNAIIVYAGASGTLSPADLDMEKETIAASKVFVTQLEQPVDAALRGLQIARAAGTITVFNPAPATAFPDEVYRLSDYIAPNETEAAMLTGIAPGTVDDARKAGDALLAKGAKNALITLGGNGVLLHNATQSVHLPARAAGEVIDTTGAGDAFLGGFSAALSKGLDPVEAARYGSATAGISVTRRGAAASMPTAAEIEAFLRT, from the coding sequence ATGACCGATACTCAGAAATCCGGCGTCGCCATCCTCGGCATCTTCGCCGTCGATGTCACCTTCCTGGCCCCCCGCCTGCCGGCCATTGGCGAAACACTGGCCGGCTCCGGTTTCGTCATGGGCCCGGGCGGAAAGGGCTCCAACCAGGCCGTCGCGGCGGCGCGTGCCGGCGGGGACGTTCGCTTCATCACCAAGATCGGCAAGGACGCCTTCGGCGATATTGGCCTCAAGACTTGGGCCGAGGCCGGCGCCACCGCCCGCGTACAGCGGATCGACAGCCATCCGACCGGCTCGGCATTCATCTTTGTCAACGACGCCAACGGCCAGAATGCCATCATCGTCTATGCCGGTGCTTCCGGCACCCTGTCGCCGGCTGATCTCGACATGGAAAAGGAAACGATCGCCGCATCAAAGGTATTCGTGACCCAGCTCGAGCAACCAGTCGACGCCGCCCTGCGTGGCCTTCAGATCGCCCGCGCCGCCGGCACGATCACCGTTTTCAACCCGGCGCCGGCCACAGCCTTTCCCGATGAGGTCTATCGGCTCTCCGACTACATCGCCCCCAACGAGACGGAAGCTGCCATGCTGACCGGCATTGCGCCGGGCACGGTGGACGACGCCCGCAAGGCCGGCGACGCGCTTCTAGCCAAAGGAGCAAAGAACGCGCTGATCACGCTCGGCGGCAACGGCGTGCTGCTGCACAACGCCACGCAGTCGGTGCACCTGCCGGCGCGGGCAGCCGGCGAGGTGATCGACACCACAGGCGCCGGCGATGCCTTCCTCGGCGGGTTTTCGGCGGCGCTTTCCAAGGGGCTCGATCCGGTCGAGGCAGCGCGCTACGGCTCGGCGACGGCCGGCATTTCGGTGACGCGCCGGGGTGCCGCCGCCTCGATGCCGACAGCAGCCGAGATCGAAGCTTTCCTTCGGACCTGA
- a CDS encoding HD domain-containing phosphohydrolase, which produces MKLLLVDDNPSNLFMLGKLAQSSGIADVQSFRDPLQALEEARRSRFDLIIVDYMMPGMDGLTLIREVRSLPDYVDVPIVMVTTVDQREICYAALEAGATDFLTKPVDMAEAKARLRNLAMLREMQNKLRDRADWLQTEVQKATHDRLGLEEEIILRLARAVERRDPSIGSHLVRVARTARELAEELGQGEPYCQDLYIASLMHDIGKLGLSDDLLYKTGPYTADERRRMQAHTLIGGEILEGSRSRVIRLAAEIAETHHEFWNGTGYPRGLKEAAIPLAGRIVSVADVFDALTSERPYKAAWPAEEAARYIADNAGQQFDPEVARAFSLRYFRILKIKEQAGTSFGFAA; this is translated from the coding sequence ATGAAGCTCCTCCTGGTCGACGACAATCCCAGTAATCTGTTCATGCTCGGCAAGCTGGCGCAGAGCTCCGGTATCGCCGACGTGCAGTCGTTTCGAGATCCGTTGCAGGCGCTCGAAGAGGCCCGCCGGAGCCGCTTCGATCTGATCATCGTCGACTACATGATGCCGGGGATGGATGGGCTGACCCTCATCCGTGAAGTGCGCAGCCTTCCCGATTACGTCGACGTGCCGATCGTCATGGTCACCACCGTCGACCAGCGGGAGATCTGCTATGCCGCGCTCGAGGCAGGTGCCACCGACTTCCTCACCAAGCCAGTCGACATGGCCGAGGCAAAGGCGCGTCTCCGCAACCTCGCCATGCTGCGCGAAATGCAGAACAAGCTCCGGGATCGCGCCGACTGGCTGCAAACCGAGGTGCAGAAGGCCACCCATGACCGGCTGGGCCTTGAAGAGGAGATCATTTTGCGCCTGGCGCGCGCCGTCGAACGCCGCGACCCCTCGATCGGAAGCCACTTGGTCCGCGTTGCCCGCACCGCCCGCGAACTCGCCGAAGAACTCGGGCAGGGTGAGCCGTACTGCCAAGATCTCTATATCGCATCGCTGATGCACGACATCGGCAAGCTCGGTCTTTCCGACGATCTCCTTTACAAAACCGGGCCGTACACGGCGGATGAACGCCGCCGGATGCAGGCGCATACGTTAATCGGAGGGGAAATTCTCGAAGGGTCGAGGTCGCGTGTTATCCGCCTTGCCGCCGAAATCGCCGAGACCCACCACGAATTCTGGAACGGCACGGGCTATCCGCGCGGCCTCAAAGAAGCGGCGATCCCGCTCGCAGGTCGGATTGTCTCAGTCGCCGACGTGTTCGATGCGCTGACGTCGGAACGGCCATACAAGGCCGCTTGGCCCGCCGAAGAGGCTGCTCGCTACATTGCCGATAATGCCGGCCAGCAATTCGATCCGGAGGTCGCAAGGGCGTTCTCGCTACGCTACTTCCGCATCCTGAAGATCAAGGAACAGGCCGGAACATCGTTCGGCTTTGCCGCCTGA